In Drosophila pseudoobscura strain MV-25-SWS-2005 chromosome 4, UCI_Dpse_MV25, whole genome shotgun sequence, the following proteins share a genomic window:
- the LManVI gene encoding lysosomal alpha-mannosidase, whose protein sequence is MRYLSGLVLLAAALLALNVRQSEAACGYESCPKTKSNMINIHMVPHSHDDVGWLKTVDQYYYGHKSNIQHAGVQYIIDTVISELIKNPDRRFIQVETSFFAKWWQEQPETTKLVVKKLVNEGRFEFTGGAWSMNDEAAVNYQSVIDQFSLGLKWLDETFGACARPRIGWQIDPFGHSREQASIFAQMGYDGEFFARMDHRDKNNRLDNLAMEMIWDASESLSNDEIFTGLLYRHYSAPPGYCFDVHCGDDPIIDSKSYDNNVKSRVDDFLSYVSNVAKYYRSNHIMIPMGDDFQYEDAQVNFKNMDKLIKYVNARQADGSTYNLFYSTPACYLNSLHEGLQTWPNKTDDFFPYASDSNSFWTGYFTSRPTQKRFERDGNHMLQTAKQLSVFAGLSSEQQKEDLDYLRQIMGVMQHHDAITGTEKQAVSNDYDRLLYDGIIGGASNARDALRVLTNLPEGEFESCLQLNISECAFTKDSADNVVVTLFNPLAHTSSQYVRVPVKKESYQVTDEKGRVVASEVVPVAWQVLALEYRDNNTQHELVFKASVNKIASYFIKKVETRENKEIVLPKSAKKSVKETEKNLEVPKRFKKVHSMKKVETHADDDSETVVQTSQIKLVIDSNTGRLKTVEMNGVSESVDQNFAIYETFESGAYVFRQKEDVDLKFLEDKVEFTVYDGSLVKEVHQQFNEWISQVIRIYEGVNRVEFEWLIGPIPTDEDTAREIVTIFDSGISSNGVFYTDSNGRELIKRTKDKREDFNPDLGRQPISGNYYPVVSRIALQDSNKRIALLNDRAQGGTSMKDGQLELMLHRRLIRDDGYGVGEALNEQKYEKPLIARGKVYLILNSVEESTKVERVAEKEILLPFSVFFSKASSQSQTQSAIAKAVPSFDDFPQSVHLLTLEPFTDDEILLRVENFLDHTEGNVVSFNIRHIFETLGGVEIRETTLDGNLPLSEMRRFKFHHDASGHSPAEVEYFTTAHTPLAAVDSQEASDFSVTLHPMQIRTFIIKKK, encoded by the exons ATGCGCTACCTCAGCGGCCTTGTGCTTTTGGCCGCCGCCCTGCTGGCTCTCAACGTGAGACAATCTGAGGCTGCCTGTGGCTATGAG TCATGTCCCAAAACAAAGTCCAACATGATCAACATTCACATGGTGCCACACTCCCATGACGATGTTGGCTGGCTCAAGACGGTCGATCAGTACTACTATGGCCACAAGAGTAATATCCAGCACGCGGGTGTTCAGTACATCATCGACACAGTCATCTCTGAGCTGATCAAGAACCCCGATCGTCGCTTCATACAGGTGGAGACCTCTTTCTTTGCCAAATGGTGGCAGGAACAGCCAGAGACTACCAAGTTGGTGGTCAAGAAATTGGTCAACGAAGGACGCTTTGAGTTTACGGGTGGAGCCTGGAGCATGAACGATGAGGCAGCAGTCAACTATCAGAGTGTGATCGATCAGTTCTCCTTGGGTTTGAA gTGGTTGGATGAGACCTTCGGCGCCTGTGCCCGTCCCCGCATTGGCTGGCAGATCGATCCCTTTGGTCATTCCCGTGAGCAGGCCTCGATTTTCGCTCAAATGGGATATGATGGAGAGTTCTTCGCGCGCATGGATCACAGAGATAAGAATAATCGATTGGATAACCTGGCAATGGAAATGATTTGGGATGCCAGCGAGTCGCTGAGCAACGATGAGATCTTCACTGGCCTGCTCTACCGTCACTACTCGGCTCCGCCCGGCTACTGCTTTGATGTGCACTGCGGAGACGATCCCATCATCGACTCCAAGAGCTACGACAACAATGTCAAATCGCGAGTGGACGACTTCCTGAGCTATGTTTCGAATGTGGCCAAGTACTACCGCTCCAATCACATCATGATCCCCATGGGTGATGATTTCCAGTACGAAGATGCCCAGGTTAACTTCAAGAACATGGACAAGCTGATCAA GTATGTCAACGCACGCCAGGCGGACGGCTCCACATACAATCTGTTCTACTCAACCCCGGCTTGCTACCTGAACTCCCTGCACGAGGGACTACAGACTTGGCCCAACAAAACCGACGACTTCTTCCCATATGCCAGTGACTCCAACAGCTTCTGGACAGGATACTTCACCTCCCGACCCACCCAGAAACGCTTCGAGCGCGACGGCAATCACATGCTGCAGACCGCCAAGCAGCTCAGTGTCTTCGCCGGGCTCTCGAgcgagcagcagaaggaggaccTGGACTACCTCCGCCAGATAATGGGTGTGATGCAGCACCACGATGCCATCACTGGAACGGAGAAGCAGGCCGTGTCCAACGACTACGATCGTCTGCTGTACGATGGCATTATCGGAGGAGCCAGCAATGCCCGGGATGCCCTGCGAGTCCTGACCAACCTTCCTGAGGGGGAGTTTGAGAGCTGCCTGCAGCTCAACATCAGTGAGTGCGCATTCACCAAGGACAGTGCCGACAACGTGGTCGTGACCCTGTTCAACCCATTGGCCCACACCTCCTCCCAGTATGTGCGAGTGCCAGTGAAGAAGGAGAGCTACCAGGTGACCGATGAGAAGGGACGCGTGGTGGCCTCTGAAGTTGTCCCGGTGGCCTGGCAGGTCCTGGCTCTGGAATACCGCGATAACAACACTCAGCACGAACTTGTCTTCAAGGCCTCCGTGAACAAGATCGCCAGCTACTTCATTAAGAAGGTCGAGACTAGAGAAAACAAGGAAATTGTCCTGCCCAAGTCTGCTAAAAAGTCTGTGAAGGAAACCGAAAAGAACTTGGAGGTGCCCAAGCGATTCAAGAAGGTGCATTCGATGAAGAAGGTCGAGACCCACGCCGATGATGATTCCGAAACTGTGGTGCAGACATCCCAGATCAAGCTGGTGATCGACAGCAATACAGGTCGCTTGAAGACCGTTGAGATGAACGGCGTCTCCGAATCTGTTGACCAGAATTTCGCCATTTATGAAACATTTGAATCTGGAGCTTATGTCTTTCGTCAAAAGGAAGACGTTGACCTGAAATTCTTGGAAGACAAGGTGGAGTTCACGGTCTACGACGGATCTTTGGTCAAGGAAGTCCACCAACAGTTCAATGAATGGATCTCCCAGGTCATTCGCATCTACGAGGGTGTCAACCGTGTGGAGTTCGAGTGGCTCATCGGGCCAATTCCAACTGACGAAGATACTGCTAGGGAAATCGTCACCATCTTCGATAGTGGAATCTCCTCGAATGGCGTCTTCTATACAGACTCCAATGGGCGCGAGCTGATCAAGCGTACAAAGGACAAGCGTGAGGACTTCAACCCTGATCTAGGCAGGCAACCTATTAGTGGAAATTATTATCCAGTCGTATCCCGCATTGCCTTGCAGGATAGCAACAAGCGCATTGCACTGCTCAACGATCGTGCACAGGGAGGAACTAGCATGAAAGACGGACAGTTGGAGCTCATGCTCCATCGTCGTCTTATTCGTGATGATGGATATGGAGTGGGAGAGGCCCTGAACGAGCAGAAGTACGAAAAACCCCTCATTGCACGCGGAAAAGTCTACCTGATCCTCAACTCTGTGGAGGAATCGACCAAAGTGGAGCGTGTGGCCGAGAAGGAGATCCTCCTTCCTTTCTCCGTTTTCTTCAGCAAGGCCAGcagtcagagccagacccagagcgcTATCGCCAAGGCGGTGCCCAGCTTCGATGACTTCCCGCAGTCGGTGCATCTGCTCACTCTTGAGCCCTTCACCGATGACGAGATCCTGCTGCGCGTGGAGAACTTCCTAGACCACACCGAGGGTAATGTTGTTAGCTTCAACATTCGTCATATCTTTGAGACATTGGGTGGTGTGGAGATCCGCGAGACCACCTTGGATGGCAACCTGCCACTGAGCGAAATGAGGCGATTCAAGTTCCACCACGATGCCTCTGGCCACAGCCCCGCAGAGGTCGAATACTTCACGACGGCCCACACGCCTCTGGCTGCTGTCGACTCTCAGGAAGCCTCTGACTTCAGTGTCACCCTGCACCCAATGCAAATTCGCACTTTCATCATCAAGAAGAAGTAA